The sequence below is a genomic window from Salvelinus sp. IW2-2015 linkage group LG10, ASM291031v2, whole genome shotgun sequence.
taattatatattcttaattccaatcctttcctttagattgtgtgtattgttagatattacttgttagatattactgcactgttggagctataaacacaatcatttcgctacacccgcaataacatctgcatgtgacaaataaaatgtcatttgatgCACACACTTCTAATCATCATTGCATTCAGTGTCTTTGTAAGTTAAAGAAACCAGGCATTTcccttgtatttttttgtacttaGGTAGTGGTGCGTCACATGTGGATGAGTGCATGACCACAGAAGTAGCAGAGACATTGATTGRAGCTTACTATCTGAAGAGATGGGTGTTCAGTCTGTGATGGGAAGATGGACATCAACTCAGCTGTCACGACTGTGTAGCGGGAAGGTCATTCCAKCACCGTTGGGTCATAAAAAGAGCTGTGACAGGGATGAGAGCAAGGATGGAAGTGCCAAGTTTCCAGCGGTGGCAGAGCAAAGTGGTCGAGCCAGGGTGGAAGGTCTGATCACTGCCTGGCTGCAGGTGAAGGGCAGTACCGCTCACTGCCCTAGGCCTGTAGGCAAGCAACAGGAACCGGTGGCACCATCTGAGCGTATTCGGCTAGTAGAAGGAACAAAAAGTAGAACACAGACAAAGTAGCAGAGTAGAAGGCTGCCCCAAAATCTGAAATATGTTACAAACTGCCACCAGGAACCAGTGAAAATAGTTGAGGAATGAGGTGACATGGGAGAATCTGAGAAGTTAATCACTCAAAATGCAATTAAGACATTTTTGTACACTGAGAGACAAAGTCGAGATGACACGACAACGAaccattaaaaaaacagatttaatgaAGTTGGAAAAAATCAATTTCCAGCTATGTTCTACGGTGAAAKGCCTTATCACTATGCAAAGTTATGCAACACAAGTTCAAATGAATCACGAGATCCAAATACACTTTCATCATAATCTGATCACCCTAGAGACAAGTAGAGGATTAACATGTTCATTTGACACATCAGATTGGGGAAGATTAAATCAGTTTGCagctaattgttttatttttctggTTCCATCGTCAGTAAAGAAAAGCAATATACCCTCTTCACTCTTTAAAGAGAACTGCTCCAGCATCTTAAGAGTTGTCAGACAAACGCTACATTAGATGCTTGCACCATGCAGTTTTGAAGAGATTAATTCAAAGTAGTCCACGAAAAAGGGACTTGCAAAGTAATATAACGAAGGGGAAAAGTTGAARTGTWCAAACAMTATATTACCTCCTTCGTTTTACATGGATCTGAGCCAGGCTGAATAMAATTATCCTAGCTAGCATCTTACGTGTTCCCTAGAACAGCTTTGAGAATGCAAGTGGTCAGCTGAATGAGGTAGCATGAGCCCTTCGGATCAGCAGTCCATTCAAAAGTAGGAGTTCCATTACATAAAAAGGTGCATTAGAGAGCTTTACAGACATYCACCATCATTAAGTACTGACCTCAGAGGAAGTATGCAATGTTCAAAATGACTATGACCTCCAAGAATTAATGATCAGATGGGTTGATACCGAAATAAAGAGAAGGCTTTTGGATGTAATGAGTGCCACAGCAGGACRAGGGAATCCAGCTTTCAAATGTCAGAGTGACGTGGTGTCCTGACATCCCTGgtgatataattaagcaataaggcccaaggtggtgtggtacatggccaatataccacagctaagtgctgttcttaggcacgacgcaaagKgcccttagccgtggtatattagccatatatcacaaacccccgaggtgccttattgttattataaaKTAGTTACCAATYtaattagagcagtaaatataaatgttttgtcatacccgtggtatacggtctgatttaccacggctgtcagccaatcagcattcagggctcgaactacccagtttataatcataTATCAATCACACCTGAAGGGCAAAGGGGCATCTGGCAGGCAGAGTTGACATGGCACCAGTGAGCAAGCCTGTGTCTGGCCGGGCAGGTGGCCTGTCAGACTATCAGGAACAGAGGTCACTCTAAGCAACAAGGCAGAGGGGGTTGTACTGTGGCGAAAGCCATTAGATAATTAAACCACACGTACAAGTGTGAAGTTTTCAAGTTTTAGAAAAAATAAAAGTAATCTGAAACCTTATTGTGCAGAGGAATRATCTTKTTTCTGTTGACWGGGAATGCTATCTGAAAAGCTACAGCAGTTGCTTCTTTTCTCTATAAAATAGGCATACAAATAGATGTTCCATTATTATACTAATTAATATACATGAAATGATATGTAAATAAAGTGCATTCTACAAGTTGGCTTGGTTGGGAGCGATTATCTATTCTCCCCTGATCCTTTCAGCTCCACCCAGGAGAATGGGCAATTTTGACCTAAAGAATGTCAGGCATCTGTCAAAATACAGGGAAATCTGCAAAAAAAAATAAGGCATTGGTTAGAGGCCTCCACATATATTATGATGTGAAAGGGTTGTCAAGAAGCTGTCCCAACAACGTGGCTGCTTTAGAGAGCACAACATCCAGCAACATTACTCATTTGGCATTCTGGCAATTTGCTATAGCCTTCTCCCTAACATAAGTTTTAACAACCAATCAGCAGTATGAATGCCAGTGGGGAATTCTGTGTCAATGTCACACCCAaaacctttgtttcatcagacaacacaaaaacaaaatgtacaatagATGGCAATTTACAACCAGTATCATGTGTAGTTATTGGAGTCTTTGTGGAATTCCAAGGGGGACATTTCTTCAAGGTTGACCCGAAACAGTAACAGGTCACGTCAATCCTATTTAATGTACATGGACTGCAAGGAATCCATCGGGATAAAATAAATACGCACACAGGCAGTTATGCATAGCTTGTCTCTGTGGCCCCGGAGAGAGGAAGACATCAAGCACTTTAATATTAGCTGGTTATTAGTCAATGAAGCGCGGGAATGCCAGGCGGGTTTGGTAGCCATTTCTCTCCTAATCGCCAGAGCTCTTAGTCAAGACCACCTCAGACACCAGGCTTCTCTTCATACCAGACTATGACACACCTTGAGCGGTTATCCTTATCCATAAGTAGCCaatgtcacccattcatttcGAGGAACTAAACCGGACCGTAGTTTTGCCttgtatgtcaaatcaaatgagGGTTCATGTTATTAACCCAGCCTGATAGCTAAATGAAATGTACTCGCAAATCTGAGGTTTGCTTGAGCAGGTGCATCGGAAATGTTCAAAATGCCATTCAGACTATAGAGGCAAGCTGCTGCTGTGTACTGCACTTGCAACCCAGCCTGAGCTGCAAACTGTAAATAGCACACAAAAGGAATAGGATTtcctgtgaaacatttattagcTTAACATGAGTATACATTTGTACATAACTCTGTAGGCAGGATAGCTCATTAatagaaaaatgtaatgtgtgaCTGTTCTGTTGCTTTAGCATTGATTTAAACACTCAATGCCTTCGTCAGCCCCCACTGCCCCCTTTTCTTTCTTGTATAGAATGTCATGTTAATCTATGTGACGGCGACCGAAACAAAACAGGGGTAATCGATAGGAATAAAATATACAAGCTCTCGCAATATTACCATTAAACAACTTTACCTAGCACTCTAAATCGGCCCAACAAAATCTGAGACAAAACCTTTCCCCGTTTCTCTCTGAAACTGAACATAAAGCCACCATTCACGACATTAACCCTTGAGAATCACCTTCGGACACAATTGTAGGTAACTGTCTGTAAGCAGGTGTATGTTTCTGGGTCAATCCCCTTGTACCTGCACTATTAAAACATCCTTGCTATTCCATGCTAAGGCGAAATAAACCGCATCATTAATTTACAACCCAGGTCGTATTTTGGTACAGTATTAGATTTAGCTGAGATTGGGAAATAAATAACATGAGGTTTTCAATCagataaaatgtacatttattacTTACAATATACCACCCTGAAACAGAGTTAATGCCTGCTAATGGATGGAATAATGAGTCAGACAGAAACATACCGAACATACTGATCTGTGATCTCAGTCCAACAATTTAGCCTACAATTACGGTGTCCTCATCTGGGAACTCATAGTAGGGCACCTCCAGGTTGAGTGGGGCTGGGCCTTTCCTGATGCGGCCAGAGGCATCGTAGTGAGAGCCATGGCAGGGGCAGTAGTATCCGCCATAGTCACCAGCATTGGCGATGGGTACACAGCCCAGGTGGGTGCACACGCCGATGACAATGATCCATTTTGGGTTGGCGACGCGGTCCTTGTCGTGCTGGGGGTCACGAAGCTCAGCCATATCCACAGCTTCCTCGACGGCGATCTCTTTCTCAGACCGGTGGCGGATGAACAGAGGCTTGCCCCTCCACTTGAAGGTCATATTCTTGCCCTCTGGGATCTCTCCCAGCTTGACCTCGATCTTGGACATGGCCAGGACATCAGCTGAGGCACTCATGGAAGAGATAAACTGTGTGGCCACGGTCTTGGCTGTGTAGACACCCACCACGGCTGTGGCCCCAGTGACAAGGTAGGAGAAGGTCTTCCTGGACTCACTGCTCTCCTGAGAAGATTTCTTGGGGTCAAGCAACTCAGGCCGACGGTAATCGGAGAAATCTGGCACCTTGATGTCAGTGTGAGCGAAGCGGACTGCAGCTtttgctgaaaaataaaacaaGTTGTCCATTAGATAAACAATCCAGAGAGTACTAAGAGATAGACAATGGCATGTGATAGGAATGCATCCAAGTCAATAGCTAATTAGATAGAAAATGTATGAACAGATTGTTTAAAAGTCAAGTTTAAATATTCaataaagtagctagctagcaagctttcTGATAGTTAGCTAGCCCATTAGCCGGGGCGTATTCAATATGTCTTGCAACGGAAACCGTTTAAAAACCAAACAGAGCAAACGTAATGAAAAGGGACCttcctgaatttgtccaacagaaacCCTTGtttcattgcaaaacgttttgcaacagactaaacattttacaaaaaaatgtatgtaatgaaTACACCTTTGGCCTACATGTAGTTAGCTACGAACTCCCTAGCTAAAATGTAAGGTTAAACTAGTGACCAACAAAGCACTCCTCACTCTATCTAGCAGACTCCAAGTCTACCATTACACtggtttacactgagctgcattGGGGTCAGAAtgcaatcatggttacattaagacactgGAAAAGGTGTTaggaaaatcaaatcacattttattggtcacatacacatggttagcagatgttaacgcgagtgtagcgaaatgcttgtgcttctagtgccgactatgcagtaatatctaacaagtaatctaacaaattcagaacaactaccttatacacacaaatgtaaagggatgaataagaatatgtacatttaaatatatggatgagcgatggcgtgcggcataggcaagatgcagtagatgtgtagaatacagtatttacatatgagatgagtaatgtaggatatgtaaacatttttaagtgccgttatttaaagtgactagtgatccctcaatgtaaacatcattaaagtgacACCTTCATTAAGTccgtttatttaagtggccagtgatttgattctccatgttagtgatggctgtttaacagtataagctgtttttcagtctctcggtcccagctttgatgcacctgtacagacctcgccttctggatgatagcagggtgaacaggcagtggctcgggtggttgttgtacttgatgatctttttggccttcctgtgtcatcgggtgctgtaggtgtcctggggggcaggtagtttgcccctggtgatgcgttgtgcagaccgcaccaccctctggagagccttgcatatgagggcggtgcaattgctgtaccaggtggtgatacaaaccgacaggatgctctcgattgtgcatctgtaaaagtttgtgagtattttagatgacaagcctgttgcaccttcttcaccacgctgtctgtgtggaccatttcagtttgtccgtgatgtgtacgccaaggaacttaaaacgttccaccttttccactactgtcccgtcgatgtggatggggggtgctccctctgctgtttcctgaagtccacgatcatctcctttgttttgttgacgttgagggagaggttattttcctgacaccacactccgagggacctcacctcctccctgtaggctgtctcgtcgttgttggtaatcaggcctaccactgtattgtcgtctgcaaacttgatgattaagttggtagcatgcatggccacacagtcatgagtgaacagggagtacaggagagggctgagaacgcacccttgtggggccccagtgttgaggatcagcggggtggagatgtggtgaaggtaggaaacaacctgGGGGTGGTCTACCTCAATGCATGGATGGAATATGCCACTGTACTCAATTATACCTTACTCCACACTGATACATTGAGAAGACTGAGAATACTGTGTCGtgctcatgctagctagcagtagccattATGGAATGGCAAATCACTTTGAACAATAAAAGAAGTTGATTGGAATGGCTGTGACAACCAAACTGGCTGCAGCGGCTACTGCTAACTAGCATGAAGACAAAAAGGGCAGTTTTCTGGGAAAAcaagcagtatttcaatcttctcgatCTATCAGTGTGGATTAAGGTACAATTTGGAGTGCAGTTGCATATCCCATCCTTGCATAGAGGTAAGCTTTCTAACCAATATCTCACGCCAGCTCCATGGTGCCTTAATATATCCATCATTGCGTTCTGACCcacagtgcagctcagtgtaaacaagcttAATGGTAGTGTCGGAATCTGCTGGCTAGCATCTCTAAGACCCACCTGAATGGGTTATGTAATGTTATCTTAACTAGAATTATAAAAATACGACATTACTACATCAGTAAAGGTAGCACAAGCAGATGGCTAACTATTTAGTATGCTAACCAGGTTGTGACCCCACACTGCagtcagagtttctaaacccagaggcgcaacatcgcaagacttcGTGGAAAGCTTGCAAAACAGACCAGGTCATGCTCTAGTTAACGTCGACACGGCATCACCTACAAGCATGATCTGGGATttttattggagaagcagtttctgcccatCTTCATACTGTACGGTATTTGCTGCAGTGCTAACCTTGTGCCACCATACTGCAAGTTACATCCTAGCCTCGTTCATCATGGCCACCCCACTTACTTACCTAGCAAGTAAATTAAATACTTGTTCAAATATTATTAGAACCAATCAATATCTGAAACTAATTGTACTTCTAACATCTTATGTCAATGACTCTTCCACAAGTAAAACAAATAACCCGATTATTAACGTTAGCCATTAGATGctgttaggtagctagcttgcTTAGCTACTTACCATTTATGCTAACTGATACTGCCGGCCCAGTCTTGGGGCTCTGACCGTTCAGGGACTCGCGGGTTAGGAAAGGTTTCTTCGTGTCTACCAACACGTTCTCTCCCTTTACAACCACCCCTGGAATAAGTGCTTTGAGTGGTCCAGCAACTGCATAGTTCGTTGCCTGCAAGTATGGGGAAAATGCCCCCGAACGAGCGGCAAGGGACATCATCTTTTAAGCGAGATAGGCTCCttgcaatgctagctagctacgacCTTGCCTGGATTGTGCGCAAGCGCTGTCTGCGTACGCAACACGTCAAGTTACGAAATGACGTCGGTCAGAAGGTTTACCTTTTTTACTGTGATGGGCAATGTCTAATCCATTCTTATTTTAGGGAATTCTTATCTGATTAAAATACTTAGGACTTTTCTGACACTAAATTGTGTTATGTGTTTTGTTTTACACTACTACATTGTTCAAGTTGTGAGATAACTAAACATGGCCAATCATCATTTGCATAAGCTAATGCCCTTTGATATTATGACCTGCATTTAATAATTATTCTCACCATGCAGAAAATTACAAAACATTATGCACAGCTGCTATTTGTAGAATGGTTATACACTGACTTCCTAAGTGGTGacattattaaaacatgtattCCAAATACATCTTCGTCCAAATGTAGGCCCCTGTCATGCATTGAAGACATAAAATTAATTCATGAGtaaactaggtagctagctagcttacttgCAATGATTGAGTCCAAAATGTAAACATAGCTGGCAACATGACTTTGTAAGCTTTGGCTATTATGTTTTGCTAGGTAAAAActctcttgtgtgtgtctgtcccattTTGTTTCTGCAGGCTGATGCAGAGTCAGAGAAGAAAAGGTGAAACTCTATATATACACCAACATCTTTGGCTGAAGTTATTGGAGAGATGTGCTGTGCATGATACCGTAAGTAAACGTTTTAGCAGAGATGAATAAGGAATACTATACAGTTTCTTCCAAGGGAATGGACAAAATGTGAAAGAAAGATGTTTGGCAAGCTGCAATCCTTTAGCGAATCATGCAGTGTCACTTTTAATTCTAAATTGCTGATGCATAACTAGCCCAAGATGTACTGTTAAGGAGCGTCAGCACTGTTGTACACATTAGCCGCGCCGTCTTCAATGCTTCAATTAAGAACCCAAGAGCTAATGCATAACAGAAGGGCACCGGAGTCCAATGAAGGGGTGACTTTTTTAAACCATCAACAATGAACTGATGGCCTTTGAGAGTTCCATACTGTCATTGGTCCATGATAATGAGAATGCTCAATTAGTCTGATGTTCAATTAAGTCTAATGTTAGCTCAgcatcagttttttttgtttttgtttttttactccgatttcgatcttgtctcatcgctgcaactcccgaaattcaagaaagtgtacagaattatatagagcccttattgcatggaacttccttccatcttatattgctcaaataaacagcaaacctggtttcaaaaaacagataaagcaacacctcacggcacatctcctctcccctgtttgacctagatagtttgtgtataTGCATTGATATTTAGGCTACGTATGCCTTTTTAAAaactgtatgtagttctgtccttgagctgttcttatcTGTTgatgttttgtattatgtcattctgtattatgtttcatcttttgtgtggaccccaggaagagtagctgctgcttttgaaatagctaatggggatcccaataaaataacaaatacccAACTGGCTCTGGAGGCGAAAGTCACGTGTCTTCCGAaacgcgcttcttaacacccgcccacttaaccttgaagccagccgcaccaatgtgtcggaggaaacactgttcacttGACGacagaggtcagcctgcaggcgcccggcccgccacaaggattcgctagagccaagtaaagcccccccggccaaaccctcccctgaaccggacgacgctgggccaattgtgtgccgccctatgggactcccgatcacggctggctgtgatacagcccgggatcaaacccgggtcggTAGTGACGTTTCTAGCACTGCAATGCCCCAGACCTCCAGGGGTCCCCTAACCAAAGATAGCATAATGTaatgactctctcctctctcagtttaGCCCTGATGTATCGCCATCAGAGATTGGCATCTGTCCAGTACCACAGTGCACAGCTGAAGCACGAGCAAGAACTGGTTGATATgaagggacaggtggagagaaccggGCCACTAATGACAAAAGCAGAAAATGAAAACGTTCTGCTAGCCAATGAACTGTGTTTGAAAACTGAACAATTAAAAGTAATTGCAAAAACTTATGATGATGAACGAGCACAAACTCTTCAACAAAATAGTTTTCTACAGGAACAACTCGATCTAGCCAGAACTAAATACGATGAAGTCCATGCCAAACTAGATAAATATGTTGAGCTATCTACAAACAGGAGCGTGCAACTTGATAACATGCATGCAGT
It includes:
- the uqcrfs1 gene encoding cytochrome b-c1 complex subunit Rieske, mitochondrial, translating into MMSLAARSGAFSPYLQATNYAVAGPLKALIPGVVVKGENVLVDTKKPFLTRESLNGQSPKTGPAVSVSINAKAAVRFAHTDIKVPDFSDYRRPELLDPKKSSQESSESRKTFSYLVTGATAVVGVYTAKTVATQFISSMSASADVLAMSKIEVKLGEIPEGKNMTFKWRGKPLFIRHRSEKEIAVEEAVDMAELRDPQHDKDRVANPKWIIVIGVCTHLGCVPIANAGDYGGYYCPCHGSHYDASGRIRKGPAPLNLEVPYYEFPDEDTVIVG